From the Terriglobia bacterium genome, one window contains:
- a CDS encoding methionine synthase, whose protein sequence is MSIDYRADHVGSLLRPAELLEAHAAEPHNSEKLRELEDRHISRVLAKQKELGLEIFADGELRRRNFMAGMTDTVEGFDLNTSVTRTWQAGNAAGTDSRASANPLGVVNAKVRALRPLTGHELPYMKQHCPGAIKMTLPSATQFPAIAYRDGVTDKVYPNRSALLWDLVEIVKTEMARLADEGVNYIQIDAPRYSYYMDPKWREWIRTEMNADPDAMFEESLRADNACLAAARRPGVTLAIHLCRGNNRSHWYAQGGYDAVAEKLFGTLDVDRFLLEYDDERSGSFEPLRFVPKGKVAVLGLVSSKLAGLEDQSSIVRRIEEAARYMPLDGLALSPQCGFASMMEGNLMNEEQQWAKLKLVVETARAVWN, encoded by the coding sequence ATGAGCATCGATTACCGGGCCGATCATGTGGGCAGCCTATTGCGGCCCGCCGAATTGCTGGAAGCACATGCCGCCGAGCCGCATAACAGCGAGAAGCTGCGCGAGCTGGAAGACAGGCATATTTCGCGGGTTCTCGCGAAACAGAAGGAACTGGGGCTTGAAATCTTTGCCGACGGCGAGTTGCGGCGCCGGAATTTCATGGCCGGCATGACCGATACCGTGGAGGGCTTCGACTTGAACACCTCGGTCACGCGAACCTGGCAGGCGGGAAACGCTGCCGGAACAGACTCCCGGGCGAGCGCCAACCCGTTGGGCGTTGTAAATGCGAAGGTCCGGGCCTTGCGCCCGCTCACCGGTCACGAATTGCCCTACATGAAACAACACTGTCCGGGCGCGATCAAGATGACGCTGCCGAGCGCCACCCAATTTCCTGCGATTGCGTACAGGGACGGCGTCACCGACAAGGTGTATCCCAACCGTTCGGCGCTGCTTTGGGATCTGGTCGAAATCGTGAAGACGGAGATGGCGCGGCTTGCCGACGAGGGAGTGAACTATATTCAGATCGACGCTCCTCGTTACAGCTACTACATGGATCCGAAATGGCGCGAGTGGATCCGCACCGAAATGAACGCCGACCCGGATGCCATGTTTGAGGAATCCCTGCGCGCCGATAATGCCTGCCTGGCGGCGGCGCGCCGTCCCGGAGTGACGCTCGCGATTCATCTTTGCCGCGGCAACAATCGCAGCCATTGGTACGCGCAGGGCGGTTACGACGCCGTCGCCGAAAAGCTGTTCGGAACATTGGACGTGGACCGCTTTCTTCTGGAATACGACGACGAGCGGTCCGGGAGTTTCGAACCGCTGCGCTTTGTACCGAAGGGCAAGGTCGCGGTGCTGGGTTTGGTGAGCAGCAAACTCGCCGGTCTGGAGGACCAAAGCTCGATTGTTCGCCGCATCGAGGAAGCAGCGCGTTATATGCCGCTCGATGGTCTGGCTCTCAGCCCGCAGTGCGGTTTCGCGTCCATGATGGAAGGCAATCTGATGAATGAAGAGCAACAGTGGGCCAAATTGAAACTGGTGGTGGAGACGGCTCGCGCGGTTTGGAATTGA